The Algoriphagus halophilus sequence GATTTCTTTTTCATGTATAAGCAATGGAACTCCAAAAGTACGTTTCGCCCAGGTATTCCCTAACACATGATCAATATGACAATGGGTATTAAGGATTTGCTTTACTGTGATTTTATTTTGTTTAATAAAATTCTCAAGTTCTTGTTTTTCAGAATCTTCATAACATCCTGGATCTATAATAGCCCCTTGCCCTGATTCATCATAAAGCAGGTAGGTGTTTTCCTGGAAAGGATTAAATGTAAAAGACTTGATGTGAAGCATAGGATTTGTCTGTACTAAGGCAACAAAATAAAGAATTATAGCTTTAATTTGAGCCATGGAAATTGATTTTTTACTGATTGGTCAAGGGCTAGCTGGAACAGCGCTAGGATATCGTTTGATAGAATCAGGTAAAAGTATAAGAATTATCGATCAGCCCTCAGGAAATCAGTCAAGCAGGGTGGCAGCTGGCTTGTTTAACCCAGTGACGGGGAGAAAAATGGTAAAGACCTGGAATGCAGATTATTTATTCCCTGAGCTTCATTCTTTTTACAAGAGACTGGAGGAAATTACTGGCGAATCGTTTTTGATAGAACAGCCTATTTATAGGCCTTTTTTATCCATTGAAGAACAGAATGAATGGATGGGGCATAGTGCAGATGAAGGATTCCAAATTTATTTGAAGGAAATCTATACCGAAAGCCAAAGTGATTCGTTGAATGATTCATTTGGGGGGGTGTTGCTAAAGCAATCGGGCTGGTTGAAAATAAATGTTTTCCTGAACGCGATGCAAAGGTATTTTGCAGAGAATCTTCATCAGGAATATTTTGATGAAAGTGTATTGAGAAAGGGGGATGGTCATTGGGAGTACAAAGGCATCAAGTATAAGTCCATCCTATTTTGCAATGGTCTGGGGGCGATGAATTCTTCGTTCTTTAACTATTTGCCGTTTGCACCAGTGAAGGGGGAACTATTGGAGTTGAAACAAGCCTTCTGCCCTGATTACATCGTAAATAGGGGGGTATTTAGAGTTCATCTTGGAAATGGGGTTCACAGGGTAGGTTCAACGTATACCAAACATGATTTGGACGAAGGACCTACAGAATCTGCCAAAGCTGAAATATTAGAGCGGCTTGGTGCTTTGGTAAAATTACCCGTAGAGGAAATTATTTCTCATAAAACGGGGATAAGACCAGCTACTAGGGACAGAAAACCATTTTTGGGTAAACATCCTAAGGAGCAAAGCGTTTACATATTTGATGGGTTTGGAGCAAAGGGTGTTTCTTTGGTTCCTTATTTTAGTAAATTAATGTGTGACTATTTGAAAGGGCAGGCTTCACTACCCAAGGAAGTAGACATAGCAAGGTATTTTAATTATATTTAAAAAAACATCTTCAGCAATACGAATGCGATATCACCTGTTACGAATATTGATTTTTGCTGGGTTATGGTTGAATTCATTTTTTGTTCTTGCTCAATTTGATCAAGAGAGATTTGGAAAGAACAGGGTTCAGCACCAGCAATTTGAATGGTACTATTTTACCTCTAATAACTTTGAGGTGTATTACTATGACCGTGGTGGAGCAAATGCAAAAATGGCCATTGAATTTTTGGAGGAAGAGTTTAATAGACTAACCCAAATGATCGGCTATGTGGCCTATACCAAACCAAAGATTTATATCTACAATTCTCCAGAAGAACTATTACAAAGTAATCTTGACCTCAACAAAATGGAATTGTATGAGGAAGGCCAGACTGATTTTAACAGGTTGATTGCTGAAGTTCCCTATAAAGGAGAGGTAGATCAATTTAAGGAAGATATTTTATATGCCACTTCCAAAGTGATCATTCAGGAGATGCTATATGGCTCTTCAGTTTCCGATGCTTTCCAGTCTAATTTAGTCAATGCTTTTCCAGAATGGTATATTGATGGAATTGCCTTATACCTGGCAAAAGGGTGGAGTTTAGAAATGGATGATTTTGTTCGACATTATCTACAAGAGGAGGAAAATCCAAAAATCCTAAAATTAAAGCAACATGAAGCGGCTCTGGTAGGACAATCAATTTGGAACTATATAGCCGAAAGGTATGGGCGAAGGTACATTTCCAGTATTTTGAATCTTTCAAGAATCAATAGAAATGAGGAAAATAGTATCGCAAATACGGTAGGTCTGAATTATGATACTTTTACTTCCGAATGGATCAAATATTATAAGACCATCAATGAGCAGGTATTTACCAATTTTAAAGATGTAGACCTATCAAATGCAGTAGCCTCTACTTCACCCAGAGTAATTGGAAACATCAGTGATATTAAATTTAGCCCGGATGGTCTAAATGTCGCTTATGTGATCAATAATGGTGGTCGGTATAAAGTCCAGATTAGGGAAGTGAGTTCTGGGAATGAACGGACCTTGTTACAGGGAGGGGCCGTTTACAAAGACCAGACACCCAATTTAATTTCCCCAGTAATTGCTTGGAAAGATTCCGCAAATCTTGCTATTGCCTCATTTAAAAGAGGCTTTACCACCTTGAGATTAAGATCAATTGATGGTAGTAGTCAAGATAAAATATTCCTGAGAAACATCACTCAGATCTTGAGTTTGGATTTCAATGAATCGGGGAGGAATATGGTGCTTTCGGCCATTTCTAATGGGAAATCCGATATCTATACCCTAAATACAAGGGGGGCAGGTAAAAGGTTGACCAATGATATTTTTGATGAGCTGACGCCTACATTTTTAAATGATTCCACGATCATCTATTCTACCAATTACACTGAATTATCCGATTCAGTAGATGTGAAGGAAATAGATTTGAGTAGTTTGCCAAATGCATATAATCTGTATCTCATGGAAGTTGGAGATACCATCGTGACTAGAAAGCTTACCAATACCAATAGCAAAAACATCCTTCCGAGAAAATTGAATGGTAATAATGTGGTGTTTTTGAGTGACCTCAGTGGGATCAATAATTTGATGAGATTGGGTGTTGGATCCCAAGTAGCCAATCAAATTTCTGGATTCAACAAGAGTATTGAAGTATTTGATGTGAGCAGTAGAATGAGCAAGATTGCCTACGCAGTGAGAGATGGAAGAGAGGTATTCTTAAAGATTGAAAATTATTCCAGTGCCGATCAGTTTACTCCAAGCACTCCAAGAATCCAATTAGAGCAGGCCAAATCGCTGAACGAGCGAATTGCAGCCAGAAGATTATTGGAAGAGAAAGCGGAGGCACCGCTGGAAGAAAAACCCGCATTGGAATTGCCTGTTGCGAAGGATACGGTAACTGTCAAGGTAGATACTACACAAAAAAACACCGCTACTTCAATCAACTTGGATAGACTTCGATTTGAATCGAGGAATGGTATCAATACAGAGAATTATACATTTGATTCGCTTCCTAGCCCGACGATTGCCAATGAGAGAACAGGGTCTGAAGGGAGAGATAACAAGATTAGTTTATTGGAAACCTTTAGAAAGCAGAGCTTGCAGAAAAGGGTTTCTGGGCCAAGACGAATGGAGCCCCAGTTTTTGACAAATAGTATCAATACAAGGTTTGTTGTAGATCCCTTGAGAGGTTTTGGGATCAGTTTTACAGGTAGAATGACTGATCTTTTGGATAACCATAAGTTCTATGCGGGAGTGATGACTACCTTGGATTTTAGATCTGGGGGAGACATTTTCTTCGAATATGAATACTTAAAAAGCAGAATTGATTTCAAAGGAAGGTTTGATCGAAAAACCATTCGAATTTCCGAAGGAGATATAACTTTCCAAAAGTATGTACTTACCAAGGTAGAAGCAGGGTTTTCTTATCCATTCAATATCAATGCAAGATTTACCCTCGCTCCATTTGTTGCCAAAACTCAGTATTTTAACTTGAATTCTGACTCTTTGATTCTTGGGCAAAATCCTGATCAAAATCGGTTTGATGTAAATTATATTGGTGGAAAGGCCGAATTTGTCTTTGATAAGACCGAGCCTATTGGTTTGTATTCTCAGGCTGGATTTAAAGGCAAAATAGGATACATGCAATACCAATCCTTAAATAAGTCTTCCCGCTCATTTGGTAATTTTTATTTGGATTTAAGGAATTATCAAAGAATTCACAAAAACATTGTACTTGCCTCCAAATTATATGCAGGATCCTTTATGGGGAATAATCCCCAAACCTATATTGTGGGAGGAATGGATAATTGGTTGTTCAATGAATTTTACAGACCTCCTTCCAATAGGCCAGAAGCTTCTCCAATCAGAAACCCTGCTGGGGTAGAAAATTCCAATATTTTGTTTGCAGACTTTGTGGATTTAAGAGGGTATGATTACGATGAAATCAGAGGCAGGAATGTGATATCATTTACTACTGAGCTAAGAGTACCTATTTTCTCCTACTTAACAAGAGGAAATATTACTTCCAATTTCATCAGGAATTTCCAATTAGTCGGGTTCTATGATATAGCTTCAGCTTGGAATGATGCCGCTCCTTGGGAAAAAGTAAATGATCAAAATACTGAAGTAATTAATACAGAAGGCTCTCCTTTTACCATCACGTTAAATAATTTCAACAATCCATGGCTTCAGAGTTATGGTGCTGGGCTCCGTACCGTTTTGCTGAATTACTATGTGAAATTTGATGTAGCACAACCAGTTCGAAATTATAAAAACGAAGATCTAAAGTTCTATGTAACTTTGGGCATTAATTTCTAATCATCAACATCAATTATGATCAAATCGATGACCGGCTTTGGAAATGCCGGATTCGAGAATGAGAAGGTTATGATCCACGTGGAGGTCAAATCTCTCAACTCAAAATTTTTGGACCTTTCCATTCGAAGTCCAAGACAGTTTTCAGATAAAGAACATGAAATAAGAAACCTGGTACAGGGAGTTTTGGATCGTGGAAAAGTAAGCGTGTCTGTTGAGTTTTTATCTAAAAGCTCAAAAGAATTACCGGTTTCTATCAACGAGGAACTTTTTGAGACCTTCTATGGAAAGTTTAAAGCCATGGCTCAATCTGTGGGTGATAATTCTCAGGATATATTCAAATTGGCCCTCCAAGCTCCTAATGTCATCAATAACCTGACGACGGAAGATAAAGACGAGGCGCAAGAGTGGGAGCATGTAAAGGCGGTGTTAGCAGATGCATTGAAAAACTGTGATGACTTCAGAAAAGATGAGGGTAGTTCCTTGCAAGAAAAACTGCAAGGAAATCTTGAAAATATTGCGCTAAACTTATCCCATATTATCAATGAGGAAGGGCAGCGAAAGGAAAAGATCAAACAGAAGATCAGAAATCATTTCAACGAGTGGTTAGACGAAAATTCCTTTGATGCCAACCGGTTTGAGCAGGAACTCATTTATTATTTTGAAAAACTAGATATTACAGAAGAACTGGTCCGTTTAGATACACACCTGAAGTATTTTTCCAAAATCATGTTAGAAGAGAAAAATCAAGGTAAAAAACTGGGATTTATTAGCCAGGAGATCGGAAGGGAAATCAATACCATTGGTTCAAAGGCCAATGATGCTGGGATTCAAAAATACGTGATTTTAATGAAGGATGAGCTTGAGAAAATAAAAGAGCAATCCATGAATGTATTATAAAAAAGGGGCTGTAAAGCCCCTTTTTTATGGTTGATTTTTTCGAATTACCCTGCCATTGGAAATACCGGTTAATTCCCCCTCACTCACCTCCATTTTTCCATTGACAATAACATACTCAATTCCTTCCGGATATTGATGGGGTTCTGTAAATGTGGATTGATCAATTACGGTTTTAGGATTGAAAATCGTGATGTCTGCAAAATACCCTTCTTTGATAACCCCTCTATTTTTTAACCCTAAACGGTTTGCTGAAAGACCTGTCATTTTGTGAATTGCTTCTGGAAGCGAAAGCACCTTTAATTCCCTTACATAATGTCCGAGAATCCTAGGAAAGGTTCCATAGGCTCTTGGATGAGGATGTCCATCCCCAGGAGATGATAGTCTTCCATCTGACCCAACCATGGTCATAGGATGTTTCATGATTTTTTCCACATCCTTTTCGTCCATGGCATGGTAAATAGTCCCGGTGCCACCATTCAATTGTGCCTGAATCACTAACTCTGCCCCATTATCCATGGAAGGTTCCATCCCTTCCATTTCTAACCAATCCTGAAGCGTTTTTCCTTCTAATTCCTTTTTCCAAGATACTCTTGAGAACTGTATCCTTCTTAGGTCACTTCCTCCTCGGTCATTCAGGATATTGAAGATAATTCCTGCTTTGATACTATCTTTTAACACAGGGTCTGCGACTCTGGTTTCGAATTCATTTCCTTCCAACGCCCAACTAGGTATCAAAATGCTAATTCCTGTGTGACTTGCCGCATAAGGGTATTGGTCCATCATGATGTCCAGGCCAACTTTTCTGGCTGAGTCCACCATGGCAAGGGTCTTGGAGCTTTGGCCCCACATTTTTACTCCAATAGCTTTATGGTGAGTTAAAACCACCGGGATGGAGGCCTCTCGTGAAATGACCAAAGCTTCTTTTACTGCATCAATTAACCCTAACCCCTCTTCCCTTAAATGTGAGGTATAGATTCCGCTTTTTGCACTTGCCATCTTAGATAACTCAACGACTTCCTCCAGTTCAGAAAAAGTACCAGGCAAATATTTTAAACCGGTAGAAATTCCAAATGCTCCGGCATCCATCCCCTCATTTACATAAGATTTCATCAGGTTTAGTTCTTCCTCGGTGGGCTTTCTGTCCTCCATTCCCATTACCTGCTTTCTAAGGGTGTTATGTCCAACCAGAAACCCGACATTAATACCAAGCCCTATGTGATCCAAACTGTCTAAATAGCTATCAAACGGCCAGGGACCACCCCCATCTGGACCTCCCAAAGCGAAAGTAGCTCCTTGTCTTAAGAGGCTTTCAGCCATAGGTAGCTCCATCAAAGGCTCTAAATGAGTATGCATATCGATAAAGCCAGGGGAAATTGCAAGGCCAGTAGCATCGATTACCACTGCAGATTTAGCATTTTCTAAATCTCCAATGGCAACAATTTTATCTCCCACTATACCGATATCCCCAGTAAAAGGACCAGTGCCTTGTCCATCGTAAATCTCCCCATTGATCAGTAGCAGGTCATATTTTTGAGTACAGGAAAACAGGAGAAGAATCATCAAGAGGAATACATAGTTCTTCATAACTGGTGCAGTTTGGTGGTTCATTTTGTGAAGAATCAATTTATAGATAAAAAAAGAAAGCCTACACTTTTGGTGTAAGCTTTCTCGGGGTTTAAATAATTCTTTAATTAAGTCTGAATTTGATGGGGATAGTCATCCTAGATCTTACTGCTTTTCCATTTATTCTGCCAGGATTCCAGTTTGGGGAATTTTTTATAACCTCCATTGCTACCTCATCACATCCCCCTCCAATTGTCCGAACAAGTTCCACATCTTGAATGCTTCCATCGGTATTGACGACAAATCGAACAATTGCTGTCCCTTCGATGCCCATTCTTCTGGCTTGGGTGGGGTATTTTAAATTATTTTTCAAATAGACATACCATTGGTCCATCCCCCCTTTAAAAGAAGCTTGCACCTCCACAAAATCATTGATGACATCTGGGTCTTCGACTACGGGAGGACCTTCAAATTCAATTTCCGTTGGGGCAGGTTCTTGTTCTAGGCTAAAATCAATGACAGCATCCAACTTTTCTATGATAACTTCATCAGGAACCAATTCGATTTCTGGTTGCTGTATAACCGGAGGGGGAGTAGGAGGTGTTTGGACCGTATTGGGGATATCCAACAAATCCCAAGTGTTGTCTTCCGTACCAAGAGACTTTATTTCGAAATCCTCATAAGCCTTCCATTCGAAGGCCACCAAAACTGCCGCTACGCTGAGCATTAATCCCAGATTAAAAATCATCCCGGACATTTTTCGTATGTCCGCTTTAGGGGTCTTTTTGTTTTCCATGGCTTGTTTTTGTTTAGGTAAAAATTAATACCTAAGAATTTAACCCATTGAAAAGCAGGAAGCTAGCTGGATAACAAAAATTAACTAAATCAAAAGGTGAAAAAATGTGAACAAAAAAAAGACCCGATTGCTCGGGTCTCTTATTTTTTAGCTCAGTTTAAATCTGATTGGAAGTCTCATTCTAGTACGAACTGGTCTACCTCTTTGTTTACCTGGTTCCCACTTAGGAGCTGCAGATACTACTCTAACTGCTTCTTCGTCACAACCTCCACCGATACCTCTCAAAACATCAACGTCTTGAATAGATCCATCAGTGTTTACAACGAATACCACAATTACAGTACCCTCAATACCCATTCTTCTCGCTTGAGTAGGGTATTTCAAGTTTTTACTAAGGTATTGATTCCAACCTGACATTCCACCTGGAGGATTTGGTTGAGTTTCCACTACGTCAAAGATTTCGTCAGCTTTCTCCTCTACTGGAGCTTCTGCAATTACTACTTCTTTGATGACAGTTTCTTCTTTCACATCCACATCAAAGTTTACTTCGATTTTTTCTTCGATTTCAACTTCATCAGGGATTTCCTCAATGATTGGCTGTTCTACTGGTGGTGGTGGTGGCGGTGGCTGCTCGGTGATTGGAATATCAATCAGCTCTTCGAAATTGTCAGTCACCTGGCCAAGGTCCTTAAGAGCACCTTCGTCGAATGACTTCCATTCAAATGCAGCAAGAGTAGCGCCAACAGCCAACGCTAAACCTAAGTTCAGGAACATTCCTGACTTTTTGGTTAGATCAGCCTTCGGAGTCTTTTTTGCTTCCATGGTGAATTGGTTTATACAGGTTAATTTTTTTCTATTTTAGAATAACAAGTCTAAGTATTTAGGACGATTATTCCAAGTTGTTTTTTACGACTGACAGCTTAAAATATGCAAAGAATCCTGCGATTCCACCTATCTCATTCACTGCCATGTCTATATAATCATACGTACGAAAGGGGATGAATTGTTGCAGATACTCCAAAATGATTCCGGCTAATACCCCGAAAATCAAATAGTTAATGAGTAATCTTTTACTTAAAACTCCTCTTTCATGAGGCTTTATTCCCACTCCACACCACAGAAAACTTAGTAAACTGAAGCAAATAAAGTGAATAAATTTATCTTGGAAATCGAACGCATCTACCTCAGGAAATTTATCTCCGGGAGTCAGCATTGCGATTGAAATGGTGATTAGCCAAGCTAAACTCAAGAATAATCTCAAAAGTCAACGAATTAGGCTCCTACTAATTCTGCATATTCATCTGCAGAAAGAAGGCTAGGAAGTTCACCGGAAATTTTCACCTTGACCATCCATCCGTCTCCATAGGGATCAGAATTTACTAATTCCGGTTCATCGGCAAGTTTTTCGTTTAGTTCAGTTACTTCACCAGCAACAGGCATAAACAAATCAGATACAGTTTTTACTGCTTCTACGGTTCCGAATACTTCTTCCGCTTCCAACGTTTCGCCAACTGTTTCAACTTCCACATAAACGATATCACCTAATTCTGACTGTGCAAAATCAGTAACTCCTATAGTAGCAATATCACCTTCGATTTTCACCCACTCGTGGTCTTTTGTGTACTTTAATTCTTGTGGAATATTCATAATTGAAATTTTTTGTAAAGAGTCCCAAAATTAAAAGGAATCGCGCTAAATAAAATCTATTGTGACAAATTAAATCTTAATTGTCCGCCAAATGCTGTAGAAGATCTTCTATAGGCAGTAGTAACCCTCGGGTCATTAATCGTTCTATCAAAATAAAGAGTCACACTTAGGTTTTGATTGATCAAATAACCAATCGTTGGCCTGATCTGAATATTTAAGTTACCGTTGGTGATGGTGCTACCTTCTTCAATTTTCCTCTGAACTTGTCTGGTATCTACCACTTTGGTGTCCAACCTGAAAGTCAGGTCATTTTTAAGTATTTTCTGCTGCCCCTGAATTTTGAAAGGTATTTTTACTCCTGCTTTGGTATAGCCTATGTTGATTCCAAAATCATTGCTTCTTTGCTCAGTCACTTGGGCGTTTGAAAAGTTTAATCCCAAGCTTCTTTCTTTATTGTATTGGACCGCAATATTCAATCGATCTTTGGTCAATAAGTCTACGCCGATCAATGGTGAAAAACGTTCTGCCATGACTACCTGATTTAATACATAGATAGGAATAAATTGGCCCTCGTCATTGGTTACATCAGGTCTCGGTATTCTTTGTAAGTTATTATAAAGCTCTAATCCTTCTTGGTATTGGAGAGAGTTGGAGAAATTACTGGCATCATAGGTAGAGGTGTATCCATGCAAAATATTGATGCTGCTAAATATCTCACTTAGTCCTTTGAGTCTGGAAAGACCTCTATACTCAAGTCTCCAGTTGGGCAATGGAGTTTTTGGGAAAGGATTCAATTTCATGTCAGAGGCGTTCTTTCCCCGATAGGCAGCTAAGAAGGCAGGTATTAATACATCTTGCCCATTGATGGAATATTCTCCTCCCGATGGATTTTCGCTATCCAACCTGCTTTTTACAATCGCACGATTATTTTCAAAATCTGTAAAAAGTGGGGAATTGTTTTCAAAATCGTCTCTTGAGAAAGAGGTCCCAAGCATGATCGTAGTAATACTGTAGGAACCTAATCGATTTGGACTAATTGAAACATATTCTCCGGGGTTATCCTCTGAATTTCTAAATATCTCTTGATAGTTTCCAGTCTCTCTTTTGGTGGCTGTCAACGTGATCCTAAAATCCTGGAAGGGTTCAATTAAACTACCCAACCTCAAATTCATAGCCCGGTTTTGGGAGAAAGGTTGCGTGAGTTCCGAACTTGGAGCCATGTATCCTGCACTGGCTAACCTGTAGCGGATAGCTGGATCTTGGCTACCAAAAAGGAAAGCTAATCCTGGATTTTCAAAAGCGCGGTCCATTCCCAATAACCCGGTGTTTGGTAAATAACCCGGTAAGAAAGTACCTTGGATCACTCCATAATTAAAAGTGATTTCCTTCACCATCATCAGCATTTTGAGAACCTTATTACTAAATGGTGTTCCGATGGTATCCTCCGCTTCTACAGAGCTCCTTCCTGGTATGGTTGGTCGCTTTGGAGCATTCAAAGCTGCTAACTTTTTATTTTTGTTGTAAAGCTTAATCAAGTCTAGCTTACCATTGATGGACTGATCCCTGGTGTTTTGAATCACATTTCCCAAGGTATCCTTTTGACCGATCGCTCCAGTCTGCCAGGTATAATTGGCGGTGTATTTGTAATCTGCCCTGATCCAATCCAAAATAGGAGTCTTGTCAAAAGGAATCGTATAGTTCAGGTTAATCGTTTGGTTGTAGTTAGTTCTTCGGCCAAATCTCCAGAAATTACTTTTTACAGAATCTTGCTTTGCTTCAGAATCCAAGTCACCTTCCGGTTCATCGATTACGGCCATCACCCTGGCAGAATAATCTACTCTAAGGTTCCTAGTGAGGTCCCAGTTGACCGTATAGAATCTGTTCATGAAATAGCTTTTTTGGAAAAGCGGGTCCACTCCAGAGGTACTCAATTGATCGTTTCTATATTGAGATCTTAGGAATCTTCGGTCTATATCCAATCTCGCTAGAAGAAGGGTAGGGGCTAAATTCAGATTGAAGTCTTTAATTAATCTCAAATGAGGAGATTCCAACCAGGTGCTGTTTTTAAATGGCTCAATCACCAAAGGTTTTGGCTGAAAGCTATAAGTAATATTTCCTTTATAGGTCTTAAAGGTGTAATCCTGGATTTGGGCATTGGTCTGTTTTACAGTTCCATAAGCATAGGAAAATGAGAAGTTACTCAGGTCATAGAACCTACTTACAGATTCAGGATCCGTCTTAATTTTCCGGACATTGTTAAAGCTTATGTTCTTTCTATTTAACTGATCCAAAGCGATGCTTCTATAAGCATCACGTTCCGCATCCGTTTCAAATTTACCCAATGCCACCTCAAAAGGCACGTCAGGGTTTAAAGGATCATATTCTGGTCTTGTAGATGAATTTTCCACACTAAAATACATAGGGATGCTTACCCCCAATTGGGCAGGAAGTAATTTATGCACATCTATGTTGGTAGAAATATCATACTGGGTAGTAGATTGTCTAGATCTTTCAGAAAGTCTCGTTTCCAAACCTCCAAAGCCTATAGAATTATGTCTAATTGAAGCGGACACCACGGCAACATCTGCAATCTTTGCATTCAATAATGCATTTGCGGCCCATCCATTTGATTTTGTGAATCCGGTCACGCGAAGTTCATTGGCCCATACGCAAATACTCTTGCTTGCACCACCCGATACACCCGGATTTCTGACCCCTATCATCATACCTTGAATCAAACTTAACTCAGGTCTTCCCACTACAGTTACTTTGTATTGGTCCACCTGGATCGTATAGGGTATGTTTAATGGAGACTGACTATTATCTCTTTCCACTTTAGCGCCGACAATATCCTGAATGGCAATGTCTATTTCATTTTCCAATGGCCAAATTTGTCGAGGGTCCCTCGTTCCCTTAGGGGTAATGGTTAGAGGAACTTCTATTTCATAATAGTTGTCGGTGTAGTCTGTTCCAAGTCTTAAGAATCCGGTAAATTCTCCATCCAATGCATCTTCGC is a genomic window containing:
- a CDS encoding NAD(P)/FAD-dependent oxidoreductase, with protein sequence MEIDFLLIGQGLAGTALGYRLIESGKSIRIIDQPSGNQSSRVAAGLFNPVTGRKMVKTWNADYLFPELHSFYKRLEEITGESFLIEQPIYRPFLSIEEQNEWMGHSADEGFQIYLKEIYTESQSDSLNDSFGGVLLKQSGWLKINVFLNAMQRYFAENLHQEYFDESVLRKGDGHWEYKGIKYKSILFCNGLGAMNSSFFNYLPFAPVKGELLELKQAFCPDYIVNRGVFRVHLGNGVHRVGSTYTKHDLDEGPTESAKAEILERLGALVKLPVEEIISHKTGIRPATRDRKPFLGKHPKEQSVYIFDGFGAKGVSLVPYFSKLMCDYLKGQASLPKEVDIARYFNYI
- a CDS encoding biopolymer transporter Tol, whose product is MRYHLLRILIFAGLWLNSFFVLAQFDQERFGKNRVQHQQFEWYYFTSNNFEVYYYDRGGANAKMAIEFLEEEFNRLTQMIGYVAYTKPKIYIYNSPEELLQSNLDLNKMELYEEGQTDFNRLIAEVPYKGEVDQFKEDILYATSKVIIQEMLYGSSVSDAFQSNLVNAFPEWYIDGIALYLAKGWSLEMDDFVRHYLQEEENPKILKLKQHEAALVGQSIWNYIAERYGRRYISSILNLSRINRNEENSIANTVGLNYDTFTSEWIKYYKTINEQVFTNFKDVDLSNAVASTSPRVIGNISDIKFSPDGLNVAYVINNGGRYKVQIREVSSGNERTLLQGGAVYKDQTPNLISPVIAWKDSANLAIASFKRGFTTLRLRSIDGSSQDKIFLRNITQILSLDFNESGRNMVLSAISNGKSDIYTLNTRGAGKRLTNDIFDELTPTFLNDSTIIYSTNYTELSDSVDVKEIDLSSLPNAYNLYLMEVGDTIVTRKLTNTNSKNILPRKLNGNNVVFLSDLSGINNLMRLGVGSQVANQISGFNKSIEVFDVSSRMSKIAYAVRDGREVFLKIENYSSADQFTPSTPRIQLEQAKSLNERIAARRLLEEKAEAPLEEKPALELPVAKDTVTVKVDTTQKNTATSINLDRLRFESRNGINTENYTFDSLPSPTIANERTGSEGRDNKISLLETFRKQSLQKRVSGPRRMEPQFLTNSINTRFVVDPLRGFGISFTGRMTDLLDNHKFYAGVMTTLDFRSGGDIFFEYEYLKSRIDFKGRFDRKTIRISEGDITFQKYVLTKVEAGFSYPFNINARFTLAPFVAKTQYFNLNSDSLILGQNPDQNRFDVNYIGGKAEFVFDKTEPIGLYSQAGFKGKIGYMQYQSLNKSSRSFGNFYLDLRNYQRIHKNIVLASKLYAGSFMGNNPQTYIVGGMDNWLFNEFYRPPSNRPEASPIRNPAGVENSNILFADFVDLRGYDYDEIRGRNVISFTTELRVPIFSYLTRGNITSNFIRNFQLVGFYDIASAWNDAAPWEKVNDQNTEVINTEGSPFTITLNNFNNPWLQSYGAGLRTVLLNYYVKFDVAQPVRNYKNEDLKFYVTLGINF
- a CDS encoding VanZ family protein, yielding MRLFLSLAWLITISIAMLTPGDKFPEVDAFDFQDKFIHFICFSLLSFLWCGVGIKPHERGVLSKRLLINYLIFGVLAGIILEYLQQFIPFRTYDYIDMAVNEIGGIAGFFAYFKLSVVKNNLE
- a CDS encoding energy transducer TonB yields the protein MENKKTPKADIRKMSGMIFNLGLMLSVAAVLVAFEWKAYEDFEIKSLGTEDNTWDLLDIPNTVQTPPTPPPVIQQPEIELVPDEVIIEKLDAVIDFSLEQEPAPTEIEFEGPPVVEDPDVINDFVEVQASFKGGMDQWYVYLKNNLKYPTQARRMGIEGTAIVRFVVNTDGSIQDVELVRTIGGGCDEVAMEVIKNSPNWNPGRINGKAVRSRMTIPIKFRLN
- the gcvH gene encoding glycine cleavage system protein GcvH translates to MNIPQELKYTKDHEWVKIEGDIATIGVTDFAQSELGDIVYVEVETVGETLEAEEVFGTVEAVKTVSDLFMPVAGEVTELNEKLADEPELVNSDPYGDGWMVKVKISGELPSLLSADEYAELVGA
- a CDS encoding energy transducer TonB, encoding MEAKKTPKADLTKKSGMFLNLGLALAVGATLAAFEWKSFDEGALKDLGQVTDNFEELIDIPITEQPPPPPPPVEQPIIEEIPDEVEIEEKIEVNFDVDVKEETVIKEVVIAEAPVEEKADEIFDVVETQPNPPGGMSGWNQYLSKNLKYPTQARRMGIEGTVIVVFVVNTDGSIQDVDVLRGIGGGCDEEAVRVVSAAPKWEPGKQRGRPVRTRMRLPIRFKLS
- a CDS encoding YicC/YloC family endoribonuclease, producing MIKSMTGFGNAGFENEKVMIHVEVKSLNSKFLDLSIRSPRQFSDKEHEIRNLVQGVLDRGKVSVSVEFLSKSSKELPVSINEELFETFYGKFKAMAQSVGDNSQDIFKLALQAPNVINNLTTEDKDEAQEWEHVKAVLADALKNCDDFRKDEGSSLQEKLQGNLENIALNLSHIINEEGQRKEKIKQKIRNHFNEWLDENSFDANRFEQELIYYFEKLDITEELVRLDTHLKYFSKIMLEEKNQGKKLGFISQEIGREINTIGSKANDAGIQKYVILMKDELEKIKEQSMNVL
- a CDS encoding N-acyl-D-amino-acid deacylase family protein, which produces MKNYVFLLMILLLFSCTQKYDLLLINGEIYDGQGTGPFTGDIGIVGDKIVAIGDLENAKSAVVIDATGLAISPGFIDMHTHLEPLMELPMAESLLRQGATFALGGPDGGGPWPFDSYLDSLDHIGLGINVGFLVGHNTLRKQVMGMEDRKPTEEELNLMKSYVNEGMDAGAFGISTGLKYLPGTFSELEEVVELSKMASAKSGIYTSHLREEGLGLIDAVKEALVISREASIPVVLTHHKAIGVKMWGQSSKTLAMVDSARKVGLDIMMDQYPYAASHTGISILIPSWALEGNEFETRVADPVLKDSIKAGIIFNILNDRGGSDLRRIQFSRVSWKKELEGKTLQDWLEMEGMEPSMDNGAELVIQAQLNGGTGTIYHAMDEKDVEKIMKHPMTMVGSDGRLSSPGDGHPHPRAYGTFPRILGHYVRELKVLSLPEAIHKMTGLSANRLGLKNRGVIKEGYFADITIFNPKTVIDQSTFTEPHQYPEGIEYVIVNGKMEVSEGELTGISNGRVIRKNQP